CCATGCCTGTCAGATCGCAAAGCTGTTTCGTCGTGGCGACGTAACCCATCGGCGCGTCCACCCAGACGTAGAAGTACTTCCCGGGCGCGCCGGGGATTTCGAAACCGAAGTAGGGGGCGTTACGCGAAATGTCCCAATCCCGCAGCGGCTCGTTGAACCATTCGCCCATCTTCTTCGCGACCTCTTTCGAGGTGTGCTCCGGAAGCCAGGCCTGCAAGAAATCGCGGAAGTCGTTCACTTTGAAAAGCAGCTGCTCGCTCTCGCGTAAGACCGGTGGATTGCGGCAGATCGAGCAGTAGGGCTGGATCATCTGCGAGGGCTGGTAGGTCGCGCCGCAGACGTCGCAGGAATCGCCATACTGATCGACGCTTTTGCAGGTGGGGCAGGTGCCCTTCACGAAACGGTCGGGCAAAAACATCTTGTCGTGTTCGCAGAAAAGCTGCTCGATCGACTTCGTGGTGATGTGCCCTTTTTCTTTCATGCGGGCGTAGAAGTATTCGCAGAGTTCACGATTTTCGGGCGAGTTGGTCGAAGAGTAATGTGCGAACTCGACATCGAAGCCCTTGAAATCCTGGGTGTGCTCGTGCCAGACGCCTTCGATCAGCTGCTCGGGGGTGATGCCGCGCTTGCGGCTTTCGACCATGATCGCGGTGCCGTGGGTATCATCGGCGCAGACGAGGTAGCATTCGTGTCCGCGCAGACGTTGAAAACGGCTCCAGATGTCGGCTTGGATGTACTCGACCAAGTGTCCGACGTGGATCGAGCCGTTGGCGTAAGGAAGGGCGGCGGTGACCAGGATTTTACGGGGTTTGGACATCCGCTTATAGAATCATTTTGCCTATTTAAAATCAACGGCTCCGCTCTCGAGATCGTAGAGTCCGCCGACGACTTTCAGATGCCCTTCATTCAGGCGCGCCGTCAGGTAGGGGCTCAGGTCGAAAAGCTCTTTCGCCGCGCCCCGCACATTGGCCCAACCCTCATTCACCAGACGCGGTGTCGGCTGGCTGCGGACGCTCTGTTCAATACGCGGGCGCAGATCTTTGATCAGCGCCGCGATATTCGGCGAATCTTCGAGAGGATCTTTCGTGTACGCGTGGGAGTGTCCCAGGATCGCATCCGAGGTGGCGTGTACCGCGCCGCATGAAGTGTGGCCGAGCACCAGAATCAGGCGGGGGCCGAGGTGTTCCACCGCGTACTCCACGCTGGCGACGACTTCGGGGCTCAGGGTTTGTCCGGCGGTTCGGATCACGAAGAGTTCGCCGAGCTTTTGGTCGAAAACGATTTCGGGCGGCACGCGACTGTCACTGCAAGAGATGACGATGGCGTGGGGCTTTTGTCCGGTCTTCAGACGTTGGATGTCTTTCGGACCTTGGCCATCCTTGCGCAAAAGACGTTTCAGGTAGCGGGTATTGCCGTTCCGCAGATAGCGCATGGATACTTCGGGCGTCGGGCCGGTTTGTTTTTCCGGAGCGACCTTGGCGTGCGTGATGTCTTGTACGGGCGGGGGACCGATTTTTTCCGCAAGGCCTGCGGTGACGCCGGTCTTGTCGTCGCGTTTCATCGTGATTTCAGGACCCGCGGGATTTTCGCCCTCTTTCGGAAGCGGCAAGGTCGTTTGCGAACCGCTGGGATCGACGATGGCGGCGGGAGCCGTCGGGGGAGGCGTCTCGGGAGCGGGTGCGCTGCTCGCGCAGGCCGCCAGAAATACCAATGGACCCAAAAGGCCGGTCGAAAATAGAATCTGTCTCATGGAAGCCCCCTTGAGGCTTCAGTGTAACGGAGAGAAAAATGGACGCAAGCACTGGGCGAGGTTTACTAAGTTCCGAAGAGTGCGATCGCCGCTGGCGCGCTTACCAGCTACGGGATTCGCGTCAGGCGTTGATGCGTCAAATTCGCGGTTTCTACTCGAGCCTGCTCGGGGGGATCACGCAAGATCCGGCGTATTTCCATATTCCCATCGACGATCACGGATTTCATCGCGGTGACGGCGTGTTCGAGGCGATTCGGGTCGCGTTCCGTAAACCCTATCTTTTGGGCGCCCATCTGGACCGCTTGGAAAGGTCCGCCGCTCGCGTGGGGCTGAAACTTCCCCACACGCGGGACGAAGTGAAGGGCATTTTGCACGATCTGACCCGACTGGCGGAGGACGAGTCGCTGGTCCTGCGGGTGTATGTCACCCGCGGGGGCGGGGGCTTCGGGGTGAACCCCGCGGAAAGCCCGGAGTCGCAAATGTTTGCCGTGGCGACGCGCTTTCAACCGCTCGCTCCCGAGGTTTGGGAGAAAGGTTTCGCGCTGACGGTGAGTCCCGTCGCGGTCAAGTCGGGTGATTTCGCGCGCATCAAGTCGCTCAATTATTTGCCGAATGTTTTGATGAAGGCCGATGCGGTGGCGCGGGGTTTCGACTATGCGGTGGGTGTGGATGAGCGCGGTTTTATCACCGAAGGCGCGACCGAAAACATCGTGATCGTGAATCAAAATGGCGATCTTTGTCATCCGCGATTCGATCGGATGTTGGACGGCTGCACGCTGAAGCGGGCGTTTGAGCTGGCCCGAGGGCTTCCGTCTTTACCCCAGCGCTGCGAGGTCGATCTGACTCTCGATGATCTAATGTCTGCGCGCGAAATTCTGATCGTGGGGACGACGGTCGACGTCAGTCCCATTACGCGTTTCGAGGAGCGCCCGCTCGCGGTCGGTCCCGTGGCGCGTGAACTCTTGCGCCTCATTCAGACCGACCAGCTGCGCGGCTGATCAGGCCCGCGCGCGAACTCGTCCATTCGGAAGCTGCCATCAGGCAGGCGGGGGCGCAGACCGCCATCGATTGTGCGCACCGCAGAGGGGCTGAAGGTTTGCGGGCGCGCTCGTTCCCCCATCACTGATGGGATGGATGTGATCGATTTGCAAATAGCGACGTGACCCACAAATTTTTCCCGAACGCGGGTCGCGATAGCGGCAGGCCGTGTGTCGGAGAAGGGACTTTCGCAGACTCGGTGGAATCTGTCGCGGATTTCGGGATGGGTTTTGACGCGGGATCGGCGTCGTTCGTCGTGCCGGGACTTCCACTGAAGGAGCCCGCGAGGATGAGTGTGTCGGAGGCACTTCCGATTCGGAAGTCGATTTCAGTTTCGCGATGGTTCGGCTCCCCATGTCCTCGCTCTTTGATGCGTTCGATCGGCGTGCGGCCTTCAGTCCTCGCGGAGGAAGGTCCGTACGTCGCGCGATTTCCTTCTTCGCCAGATAGTGGGCGAGTTCCGCTGCTTTTTCGGCAGGGGCCGCGTGCGACGCGAGTTCACCAGCCTTCACCCAATCGGCATATTGCTCCCGCGAGAACGTGATCGTCAGCGTCACCGAACCATCGGCGTGATGCTGGGCGCGGTCGGGAATTTTGAAGTCGACTTTGAGTTCTTGTCTCAGGATCTGCTGAGTCTCGGCGAAGCTCTTCGTTTCCAGCTTCTCGAGAAGTTCGAGTTTCGCTTCGGAGTCCATCTTTTCCGAGAACTGCTTCTCGGCCTGCTTGATCGTCTGCGCGGTGAGGGCGATCTGCGACAAATTGATCTGACCGGCCTCGATCTTCGCCGCGACCTGAGGCACTTCTTTCAGAAGTCGCGCCGCCGAGATCCGGCGATGGGCCGCGCCCGCCGAATAGCCGTGAGCTTGAGTCAGATACTCAAAAAGGCTCGGATAGGCTTTGTCGAGATAGAGTCGTCGGCGGTCGATTTCGGCGATGCATTCCAAGATGAGGTGCGTGATCTTCCGCTCGGTGCGGACGAGTTTTTGGAAGCGATCAACAAGGTTCGCGTCCGTCAGATTCATCAGTGTCATGGCCGACCCTTTCTGTGTTGAGAACACAAGATCGGTGTACCACGTGTTCTGAAATCAGTTTTTCGAGGAGTTTTTGAATCGCAGAATGAGTTTGGGGAAGCGCGAAAGTCCCCCATAAAAATCGCGGATAGCCTCGAGGTGAGCTTCGTTTCTCTCGTTCACGACCGGCCCCGAAATTTTGAGTTTACGCCACGCCTTGGCCGTTCTGCGAATCCGAAAATCTCGTCAACAGAAACTGATTCCGCCACGCTGCATTTTGGAAAGCATTTCTGAAGGACTGTTTGGGCAACCCCGATCAGGAATCGAACTCCAATCCCAATCAGGAATCGAACTCCAACCCCAATCAGGAATCGAACTCCAACCCCAATCAGGAATCGAAACTCCAACCCCAATCAGGAATCGAACTCCAACCCCAATCAGGAATCGAAACTCCAACCCCAATCAGGACTCCGAGCCCCACTCCCAACTAAATATCGAGCTGAATCTTGTCGAGCAGCTCCGGGTCCGAAAGCACCGCCTCGCCCCCACGGGCGATGGCCAGTAGCGGGTCCACCGAGACGCGTACGGGCAAGCGCACTTCGTTCTGGATGCGTAGATCCAGATCGCGAATCATCGCGCCGCCGCCGGCCAGGCAAAGCCCCGTCTCGATCACGTCGCTCACGAGTTCGGGGGGCGTCTTTTCGAGGGTTCCGTGGATGGCCTGGATGATTTCGCTCAACGAGTCGTCCATCGCGAGTCCCACGTCTTCGGAGGTCACTTCAATGGTCGCCGGAATGCCCGAGTCGGCGGAGCGGCCGTCGACCATTTGGGTGCGGATCTCTTTTTTCGGCATCGCGGTCCCGAGTTCCTTCTTCAGCTTCTCGGCCCACGCCTGCGAGATGATGAAGTTCTTGTTCTTGCGCATATAATCTTGGATCGCCTGATCCATGCGGTGTCCACCGATACGGATCGCCGTACACGACACGATGTCGGCCAGACAAATGACCGCGACCTCCGTGGTGCCGCCGCCGATATCGACGATCAAACAGCCGCGCGCTTCCTTGATGGGAAGTCCCGCGCCGATCGCCGCCGCCATGGGCTCGTCGATCAGAATGACGTCTTTCGCGCCCGCGGATTTTCCGGCATCGACCGCGGCGCGTTTTTCAACCTCGGTCACTCCGTAGGGTAAAGAGATGACGACCGTGGGCCGCGAAAAGAAGCTCGCGAGTTTGTTCTTTTTGAAGAAGAACTTCAGCATCGCCTCGGTGGTTTCAAAGTCCGCGATGACGCCGTCTTTGAGCGGGCGTTCGCCTTTGATGTTCCCGGGCGTCGAATCCATACGCTCTTGCGCCTCGAGACCGACCGAGATGATCTTCCGTTTCCCCGGGCGGGGTTCGGTGTAGGCGATGAGGGTGGGTTCGTTCACCACGACGCCGCGATGGCGAACCGCGATCAGCGTGTTCGCGGTTCCCAGATCGACGTAGATATCGGCGGCGCGGGCCCCTTCTTCCGTGAAAATGGCCATAATTCCTTAATCCCTATTCCCGAGACCGGCGGCGAACTTTGAAGCCGTGGTTCTCGTTCATCAGGTAGGTGAGGTTGAAGGACAGATAAGAGAACGCGCGGTTGATGTTCGAGCCCAGCTCGACGTTGAACAGAAAGTTGGGAGTGTCGTCGATCTTGATGTCGCTGCCGACGGCGAGTTGCGCGATGGTGTCGTTTTTACCGCGATAACCCTGCATGCCCACGGGCAGAGCCGCGTAGGGGGTGAAGAGCACGTAGTCCGTTTGCATCTGTTTGCTGATGATCGGCGCGATGCGTACGGCGGTGAAGGTCTCTTCCATCTCGCGACCGAAGTTCAGATCGCCACGGAAACCGATGGCGGGTTGACGCTCGAAATCGGGGAACGGCACCCACTTGAAAGAGCCCGCGATCACGAGATCGGTTTCGCCCGCGCCCAGGAGCGCGCGGTAGCTCATGTCTTCGCGAATCCCGCCGTCGATGAAGACGCTCATGTTCGCGCCGCTGCCTTCGGACAAGCGGATCTGGGGTTCGATCCCGATTTTCAGTGTGCCGGCGGGAGTCACGTCCGCGGATTCACCGATCGCCAAAAAGGCGTGCGCGCTCGGCGAGAGCAAGAGGGTCATCATGGCGGGAAGGAAAAGGCGATTTTTCAAGTTTGTCATTGCGCGAGCTCCAATCACGAAATGTTAGCGGCCCGTTTTCGATTTTGACAAATGATTTTGACAAGTTCCTGAGGGGGCGAGAACGTAGGGGCACTGTGTTGCCCTTGAGTGTCGTGATCATCACCAAAAATGAGGAACGCAATCTTCCCCGCTGCCTTGAGTCAGTGGCTTGGGCCGATGAAGTTCTGGTCGTCGATAGCGGCAGCACGGATGCGACCGTGGATGTGGCTCGTCGCCATGGCGCCCGCGTCCTGACGGAAACATGGCGTGGATTCGGTCCGCAAAAGGCCTTCGCGGCGCTGCAAGCCAAGCACGACTGGATTTTGTCCCTCGATGCGGACGAGTGCGTCCCGGTCGAGCTCCATCAAGAGCTGGAGCGGAGATTTGCGTCCCTGACTCCCGGTGCGGCCTACGCGCTCCCTCGGAAGAGTTTGCTGTGGGGGCGGTGGATTCGGCACGGCGGCTGGTTCCCGGATCGGCAAATTCGACTCTTCAACCGACGTTTCGCGAATTGGGATCAGGCGCCCGTGCACGAAAAGGTGCAGGCGAAGGTCTACGATCGGTTCGAAGCCCCGCTGGAGCATTATGTCTTTCGCGACGTCGCCCACCAGATCGACACGAATAACCGCTATTCGGGTCTGCTTGCGGAAAAGGACGTCGCCGCCGGTAAGCGGTTTCGTCTGTGGAAGTTGATCTTCAAGCCTTACTTTAAGTTTTTAGAGAATTACTTTTGGAAGCGCGGCTTTCTGGACGGTCTTCCGGGCTTCGTGATCGCGGTGAATTCCGCGCATTCGACGCTGTTACGGTGGGTGAAGATCTGGGAGATCGAGCGCCGTCATCCCGGAGGTCAGGTCAAATGATCTGGGCGCTTCTTTTCTCGTTCGCGTCTTTTACGTTCGCCGCGAAAGTGGGCAAAGTCGAATATCCGACCCTCCGCCAAATCGAGGGGCAGGCCACGATCCGCCAAAAAGGCGAAGTCTTGAAAGGGCGATTGCCGGGTCAGCTGTTACGCGAGCAGGTCCTGATCGAAACCGAAAAAGGCCGCGTCCGCGTGGACCTTTCAGCGGATGAGTTTTTGATCGTGAGTGAAAACTCGAGTCTGCTTTTACCCGGCATCGATTGGGATACGGGGGCGGTCGAAGAGCTCGAGCTCATCAAGGGGTCTTTCGGCGTCGAGTTGAAGCGCGCCCGCCAGGTGCGCTCGGGGCTTTACCGTGATCGGGTCGAAGCGGGACGTTACATCTTTGACTTCAACCCCGGTCTTCCCCAATTCGGCGCGACCGTGCTGTCGGGAAAACTCGCCTTTCGCGGACTCGAAACGGAAGAGTACGGTGACCTGGGGCCGGGGGAGCGCCAAAGCTTCATGGGGGAACTCGCCGAGGGGCAGATTCAGTTCGACGTTTTGCTCGAAGGACGTAAGGTCGCGCGGGGCAAGCTGACTTCGAAACAAAGCTTCGGTCCTAAAGATCTTGCGGGATTGCAGAAGGCTTTTGAATTCGGCGCGAAGAAAAAAGTCGGCGCAGGCGCCGCGGGCGGGGGCGGCAAAACGACCTCGCCGATCTTGAAGGGGAGCGTCTGTCGCGATCCCGCCGGTCGCTTCAATGACTGCGCCTACACCTGTTTGAACAACCCCAAAGGGGCCAAGTCCTGCGAGCTTGATCGCGCGGGCGTGAGCTGCGTCCGTCGGCGCTGCCTGGCTTCGGGCGTCTGGGGCGACCCGTTCACCTTCGCCAAACACCTCGCGGTTTGCGACGCGAAAGTCGTCGTCAAGCCTTGCGACTATTAGTCTCGCCCGCACGCGAATTCCGCTCACAAAATCGATGTCGAAATTTTTGACGGCTGTCTAAAAGCTCGCAAGTCCTTGTGGGACGCGTGTTTCATGTCGGCGCGTATGAAAAGTATTTGAAAGTGATTTGTCGAACACGTGGCAAACTGGTCTCAGTTCATCAAGAGATACGACACCAGGGGGAATTCAAGTGAAACAAGAGATCCTGACCATCAGCATGGTGGCCATCGTGGGACTGGGAAGCTGGTTGTACCTGAGCGGTGATCCGCAGCCCACCACGTCTCAAGAACAAAATGAAGCCGCGACGCCCGAAATGCTCGATGGCGACTTCTCGCAAACCGTCAGCCCCACGATTCAGAATCCGCCTTCGGTTGAGGAAATGCCCGTGCCCGTGGTGGCGGCCCCCGCCGTCGAGACCGAAACGGTGATCGTTCCCTCGGATCTCGAAAAAGAGATCAACGAGGTCCTGGCAAATGCCCACGCGGTTCACGACAACTTTGAGCGGGCGGACGCCTTGATCGAGGCGAAACTCGACATCCAAATTCGCGCGGCGCTCGAGCGCCGGGCGATCACCCCGCGCGAGGCCCCCGAGTACCGCGACTATTTAAGACAGATCGCGATCGAAGAAAGTGCCCGCGAAGAAGAAGAGTATGAGCCCGATGGACCGGCGGTCAGCGGCCTCTTCGCGGATCGGTCGTTCGTCACCGAAGAATAGACCGGGCCTCCGTACCCACCACAACATCTAGTACGCAACATGGATTCGTCATCTTGAAGGAGTTAGGTCATGAACGCAGCTTTGCGAGTTCTAGGGAATTTCCGCGTCAAACATCTGGTGATCCTGGTTTTGGGATTCTTCCTGGCCCGCCCGGTTTTGGCGGATGTTTACGATCTTCGTTGCGATAAAAACGCCGACGACAAGAAATTGCGTAACGAGCTCGTGAAGGCGATGAACATCGGTTCGTTCGCGGAAGGTCAGCGCAAGCTGGATCATCTGATGAATCGCCTGGGGCGCGGAACCCACGCCGACGGCGTTTTGAATCCGATCTCGCTCCGGGCGAAGTTCGAGGCGAAAGGGGGCGGGGGCGTGAAGGCGTTCGCGCTTTACCTGGCGGATCGAATCTGTCTGGAAGTCAATTATCCCCACGTCGGCTATGAGTCCCATACGCGCGCGTTCTTCGAAAATCACTGGCGGACCGCCGTGATGACGCGGGAACAGATCGTGGCGCATGACCGGGTGCTGGCCGATGACGTCGCGAAAGCGAAAACCGAAGAGGACAAACGAATCGCGCGCTCGGCGCGGACCGCCTTCCGCTCGCAGGTCGAGGATGGACTCAAAGCGCAGATTTTGATCCCCGCGATCGTGACCACGAACATCGGATTTCGCGAAAAGTTGAACGAGTTCTGGTTTAACCACTTCAACATCTATTCGCACAAAACCAACGTTCAATCCGCGCCTTACTACCGGAAGCTTCGTCACTACCAAGGGTCGATGTTCCGCGATCTTTTGATTTCAAATGCGCAAGATCCCGCGATGTTGATCTACCTGGATCTGCATACGTCGATTCGCGATCCGAAAGGCGGGGACGGCGGTCTGAACGAAAACTACGCCCGCGAGGTGATGGAGTTGCACACGCTCGGGGTCGGTCCTTCTTCGGGAGTTTACGAGCAAGCGGACGTGACCGCCGCGGCACGTATCCTGACCGGTTGGGGGCTCACGACCGTCAATGGCGTGCGGACTTTTCAATTCAAAGGCGCGCTTCATGATCGCCAAGGCGCGGACAAAAAGACCGTTATGAAGGCGAAACACTACGTTCCTTACGATAAGAAGAATCCGGAAGTGCAGATCGCGGAAGGCTATTCGTTTTTCACGCAGCTTGCGCAACACCCCCGCACGAAGGGCAACATCTGCCGCAAACTGATCCGCCGTTTCGTCGGCGAAAACCTGAACAAACCCCTTTCGGGCGAGTCCGGAGTTTATAAGGACTGCGTCCAGGCGTGGGGTACGAACGGCAACTTGCGCGCGGTTTACGGCGCCATCGTCACCAGCAAAGACATGTGGGACATGAACAACTACCAGAAAGACATCAAAAACCCGCTGTCGATGTCGATTTCGTTCCTGCGCTTGATGGGCGTCCAGGCGTCGAACCTGGTTCCCGCAACGGTGAACGAAAACTGCGCGAAGATCGAAAAAACGCGCATCGCTTGTCACCCGATCGTGGCGGCCGTTCACAACGTGAATTCACTTCTGGGAATTCCGACCGGACTCACCGCACCCCCGATCGGCTACAGCGAGCGCGGCGCGGACTACGCGAACGCCAGCATGACCATCGAGACCTTGAAATTCACTTACGCCCAAAGCCAGGTGCGCAACACGCTCTACAACCCCTTCAATTCGCAGCGGATCGGCGCGGCGGCCTTCGAGGCGTTGACGACGTCGCGGCTTTTGTTGCCCGGCGCGAAGCCCGCGGCGGATCTGAACCTGCTGGTGAATTCGTCTTTGCGACTGTATCCGCTGGACTGGCAATCGCGTATCGGCGCGGCGCCGCTGCTCGAAGCCGTGCGCAACGAACCTTACATGACCAAAGAACGTCAGCCCCAACCTTTCCGCACCCTGGCGACTCGGGTGGGCGGATCACGACTGTTCCTCTACGAGTAATCAACGAAAGGACCGCAACATGTGTAACGACAAACGCCGTGACTTTTTGAAGATCTCTGGACAAACTGCGCTGCTCGCCGCGACCGCGCCGCTCTTGAATATGGGCTATATCTCGGCCGCGCAGGCGCAGGCCGCGAACAATCACATCCTGGTCTACGTGTTCTTGCGTGGCGGATGGGACGGTCTCAGTATCGTGGTGCCGACGAACGCGACCCGCGTGAAAGAGCTCAATGAGCTGCGTCCCAAGACCGGCCGCATCGCCATGGATCAGAAGACCCTGTTGAAGCTGAAGGATGGCACGAAAGACTACGAATTCGGTCTGCATCCGCAGATGAAGGGGCTTCATGGCCTGTGGAAAGACGGGCAAGTCCTGTTCATTCACGGCGCGGGCGCGAAAAGCGGGAACCGTTCCCATTTCGAGCAGATGGCCTTGATCGAGACGGGCGTTGCGGCCGAAGGCGTGAACACGCCCAAAGGCACGGGCTTTCTGAATCGCGCGCTGCTCGGGATTTCGCCCGCGGCGGTCATTCAGGGAGTGGCGGTTTCGTCACTGATCCCGACGTCGTTGAAGGGGTCGAAGCCCACGCTGGCGTCGACGAACTTCCAGAATTACTTCAAGCAGACCGACGCTTCGAAACAGCTGCGCGATATCGCCTCGACGAATATTCAAGGCTCGCGCGACGCCCTTCAGGGGCGCATTCAAGATCACTTGCTGGGGACCGCGCCCGCGAATCCCGGCTCGGCCGATAAACAACTGACCGGTGCGGGTCGTAACGGCATCCGCAGCTTGGATCTGGTTGAAGGGATCGTGCAACAATCGGCGGGCGAGTACGTCGGCGGGGCCGGCGCGCTTTTCGCGCAGGCCGAACGCGTGATCAAAGCCCAGAAGGGTAAAACGGGCGATCAGGCCGTCCGCACGGTGACCATCGACATCGGCGGTTGGGATTCGCACTTCGATCAGCGCCAAATGCTCGAAAACTCCGTCGCGGGTTTGGACGCGGCCCTTTCGCAGTTCGCGAAAGCGGTTCTTCCGGGCGGCAACGTCACGATCGTGGTGCAAAGTGAATTCGGTCGCACGGCTCGTGAAAACGGCACCGGTGGTACCGATCACGGACGCGGCACGGTCATGATGGTCTTGGCCAAGAAGGGTGAGCTCGCGAAGAAGGTTTTGACGAAAAACTTCTCGCTCGCGAAGTCGGCGCTCGATTCCGGTCGCGACGTGAAAGTGAACATCGATTTCCGCGAGATTTTCGCCGAGATCCTGACGAAACGAATGGGCGTGCCGAAGAAACTGATCAATCAATCGCTGGTCGTGAGCGGAAAGACCTACGAGCCCATCTTCCCCGGTTACGCGGGGAACGAACACAAGATTTTCAAGGGCGCTTAAAGAACGCCCTAACGGGTCCCCAAGGCTTTAGATTCCGCTTCCGTCGCGGCAGGCTCGGTCGCGGTGCGTGTCCGATCCGCGGCGGGCGGGGTCACTCCCGCCTTGCCCCACTGGCGGGTGCCTTCGGGCATGAAGCCCGAAATGATCTCTTGGATGCGGAAGAAGGGGAACCACGTTCCGTTATACTTCATCCGGATTTGCTGATTGGAAAGCACCATGATCGGGATCTCTTGCCCGTTCATGTGAATCACCATCCCGCCCTCGGATTTACAAACCTTCACCAAGTGCGCCTTGCTGGTTTCGGCGTCGCCGACGTCGTTCGTGATGTCGGTTTGGATGCGGATTTCCTTTTTGTTCGCGTTGAACAGAAAAACCCGCGCCGAACGGTCGTGGGGCCGCGCCTTGTAGTCTTTGTAAGGCGTGCTCGAGACGATGCCTTCGAAGTTCTTCAAGATACGCATTTCGATCGGAAAAAGCTTACGGAGTTCGGGTTGGGTGGTGGCGCAGTCGCCGACCTTGCCCGTGATTTCGGGCTTCACTTCCCCGGACGGAGCGGTGGCGGTCTCGGCCACGACCTTCAAACCCACGGCCAAAGCCAGAAAGAAACCGATAAGCGCGGGCACGTACTTCATTCGTTCTCCTCATGCAGAGCGGGAAGGCGGGGCGGTTCGGTCGGGCCTTCGTGAATTCCGCAACCATCTTTCGCGAGCGTCAGTTTGGCGACGACTTGGTTGTTGGATTTGTTGTTGGTCATTTCGGTTTGCGTTTGCAAAAAGCAGTATTGATAGGCGTTCTTCGCGACCGTCTGCGTGACGTTCCCCGAAAGCACCGTGCCGTCGATGGGACGACGCAAGTCCCGGGGGCGTCCGAAGCGGTGCCCGACCAGCACCGCGACGCCGGTTTTGCTCGAGACCTTGAACTTATTGTCGACGACGCGATTTTTGTCGTCTTCCAGGCGAACGCCGATCTGATCGTCGGTGAACGTGTTTTTCTCGATCACGTTTTCGCGCGCGAAGTCTTCCACGATATCCCAAGACGAGTCGTCGAAGGTTTTTTGCGTCGAGCACGACAGGAGCTGCTGGTTCATGGACTGGCGCGAGCCGATCCACGCGCCGATTTTTTCATTTTTGAAGTGATTCGCGCGGATGACATTCTGGTTCGATTGCGTGGCGGGGCGGGGAAGCCCGTACTCGCCGCAGTTGTGAAACAGCGAAACGCCCGACATTCCGTTGTTCTCGAAAAGGTTGGCGATGATCTGATTCTCGGGTGCCGAGTCCAATGTCATCCCGTCCTGGTGGGGCATGAAGGTCGCGGCGCCGTTGCCGACCACGCGGGAAAGGGTGACCGTGTTTTTCGTGGCACCGGGCGAAAAGAAAATGCCGGATGCCTGGGAGCTGCTGACGTCGACTTTACGTAGCGTCGCGCCCCGCACGCCGGTTCCCAAGAAAACTCCGTAGGCCCGTGCGCCCACGGACTTTGAATCCTCGATGGTCAGCGAAGTCAAATTTTCGGGCTTGGGGTGTTCGATCCCGTAGTTGCGCTCAAAACCTTCCACGACGCAGTTTTTCACGCTGACGTTCGCCAAATCATCGGGCGCATTGGGGCCGCCGATCAAAATTCCGTACAGATTTTTGAGCGGGCGCGGAAGCTTGGCGTCCGCGGCGGCGTCTTCTTCGGTGGTGGGGGTCGGCGGTAGCAGTTTTTCGAAGGATTTGTCTTCATCGACTTGCGAGCCGACCAAGCGGGCCCCTTGGCAATCCAAAGAAGCGCCGGCTTTGACGAGCACGAAGTGCGCGCGGTAGGCGCAGTCTTTGCCCGCGGGATTTTTCGTCTGGAGTCGCGTGGGTTCTTTGATCTCGACGACCTGATAGTGGTTGTCGGTCTGCTCTTCCCCGCAGGGAATTTCCGCGGGCGGAAGCGCGGCGAATGAAACGGCGTGGAAGACGACGGCAATCGAAGAGACTGTCAAAAATGTTTTCACCTCTATAGATTAGCGAAGGCGGCGCGCTCCCGCCATGGGACGTAGGTCCAGGACTCGCCTCC
This window of the Pseudobdellovibrionaceae bacterium genome carries:
- a CDS encoding DUF1501 domain-containing protein, encoding MCNDKRRDFLKISGQTALLAATAPLLNMGYISAAQAQAANNHILVYVFLRGGWDGLSIVVPTNATRVKELNELRPKTGRIAMDQKTLLKLKDGTKDYEFGLHPQMKGLHGLWKDGQVLFIHGAGAKSGNRSHFEQMALIETGVAAEGVNTPKGTGFLNRALLGISPAAVIQGVAVSSLIPTSLKGSKPTLASTNFQNYFKQTDASKQLRDIASTNIQGSRDALQGRIQDHLLGTAPANPGSADKQLTGAGRNGIRSLDLVEGIVQQSAGEYVGGAGALFAQAERVIKAQKGKTGDQAVRTVTIDIGGWDSHFDQRQMLENSVAGLDAALSQFAKAVLPGGNVTIVVQSEFGRTARENGTGGTDHGRGTVMMVLAKKGELAKKVLTKNFSLAKSALDSGRDVKVNIDFREIFAEILTKRMGVPKKLINQSLVVSGKTYEPIFPGYAGNEHKIFKGA
- a CDS encoding right-handed parallel beta-helix repeat-containing protein, with translation MKTFLTVSSIAVVFHAVSFAALPPAEIPCGEEQTDNHYQVVEIKEPTRLQTKNPAGKDCAYRAHFVLVKAGASLDCQGARLVGSQVDEDKSFEKLLPPTPTTEEDAAADAKLPRPLKNLYGILIGGPNAPDDLANVSVKNCVVEGFERNYGIEHPKPENLTSLTIEDSKSVGARAYGVFLGTGVRGATLRKVDVSSSQASGIFFSPGATKNTVTLSRVVGNGAATFMPHQDGMTLDSAPENQIIANLFENNGMSGVSLFHNCGEYGLPRPATQSNQNVIRANHFKNEKIGAWIGSRQSMNQQLLSCSTQKTFDDSSWDIVEDFARENVIEKNTFTDDQIGVRLEDDKNRVVDNKFKVSSKTGVAVLVGHRFGRPRDLRRPIDGTVLSGNVTQTVAKNAYQYCFLQTQTEMTNNKSNNQVVAKLTLAKDGCGIHEGPTEPPRLPALHEENE